The following proteins come from a genomic window of Nitrospira sp.:
- a CDS encoding NAD-dependent formate dehydrogenase yields the protein MTSDKDGPNSEFEKLLPDTEVVISQPFWPAYLTKERIAKARKLKLALTAGIGSDHVDLEAAARAHITVAEVTGSNSISVAEHAVMMVLSLVRNYLPSHEIAVRGGWEIADCVARSYDIEGLHFGTIGAGRIGLAVLRRLKPFDLHLHYTQRHRLDAAIEKGLSLTFHPDVESLVRAVDIINLQVPLYPSTEHLFDDKMFAKMKRGAYVVNCARGKLVERDAVVRALESGHLAGYAGDVWFPEPAPRDHPWRSMPFNGMTPHISGTSLSAQARYAAGTLEILENYFGGTPIREEYLIVDGGRLAGTGAKSYKLT from the coding sequence GTGACCAGCGACAAGGATGGCCCGAACTCGGAGTTCGAGAAGCTTCTTCCTGACACGGAAGTGGTCATTTCCCAGCCGTTCTGGCCGGCCTATCTGACCAAGGAACGGATCGCCAAGGCCAGGAAGCTGAAGCTCGCATTGACCGCCGGCATCGGCTCCGATCACGTCGATCTTGAGGCGGCCGCCCGCGCCCACATCACCGTGGCCGAGGTGACCGGCTCCAACAGCATCAGTGTGGCGGAACATGCCGTGATGATGGTGCTGTCGCTGGTCCGCAATTATCTGCCGTCGCACGAGATCGCCGTTCGCGGCGGATGGGAAATCGCCGACTGCGTCGCCCGCAGTTACGATATTGAAGGCCTGCACTTCGGCACGATCGGCGCGGGAAGGATTGGTCTCGCGGTGCTGCGTAGGCTCAAACCCTTCGACCTGCATCTGCATTATACTCAACGCCACCGTCTGGACGCGGCGATCGAGAAGGGGTTGAGCCTGACCTTCCATCCCGACGTGGAATCGCTCGTCCGCGCCGTCGATATCATCAACCTCCAAGTGCCGCTCTATCCCTCGACCGAACATCTGTTCGACGACAAGATGTTCGCCAAAATGAAGCGTGGTGCGTATGTCGTCAACTGCGCGCGGGGAAAGCTGGTCGAGCGTGACGCCGTGGTGCGCGCGCTCGAGTCCGGTCACCTCGCGGGCTATGCCGGTGACGTGTGGTTCCCGGAACCGGCGCCGCGGGATCACCCCTGGCGAAGCATGCCCTTCAACGGCATGACGCCGCACATATCCGGCACGTCGCTCTCCGCGCAGGCACGGTATGCCGCCGGCACGCTGGAAATCTTGGAGAATTATTTCGGAGGAACCCCGATCCGTGAGGAATATCTCATCGTGGACGGCGGGAGACTCGCCGGCACTGGTGCCAAGTCTTACAAATTGACTTGA
- a CDS encoding DUF488 domain-containing protein, producing the protein MTTPPFPVSHLRLKRAYEPASPDDGARILIDRLWPRGLSKEKASLDEWIKEIAPTTELRQWFGHDPERWPEFQRRYRAELRQHSQELDRIRALAKKQTVTLVYSAHDEKHNDAIVLKDVLLEETKDPRNG; encoded by the coding sequence ATGACAACACCACCTTTTCCAGTCTCGCATCTTCGGCTGAAGCGCGCGTACGAGCCGGCTTCACCTGACGACGGCGCACGGATCCTTATCGATCGACTCTGGCCTCGAGGGCTGAGCAAAGAAAAGGCCTCTCTCGATGAATGGATAAAGGAGATCGCCCCGACCACCGAGTTGCGGCAATGGTTCGGGCATGATCCCGAGCGTTGGCCGGAGTTCCAACGCCGCTACAGGGCCGAACTTCGGCAGCACAGCCAAGAACTGGATCGCATCCGCGCTCTGGCCAAGAAACAAACAGTCACGCTCGTCTACAGTGCCCATGATGAGAAGCACAACGATGCGATCGTACTGAAAGACGTGCTTCTGGAAGAAACGAAGGACCCACGAAATGGCTAA
- a CDS encoding Heat shock protein Hsp20, which translates to MNPLTRWEPFKTHWHPIKELEEMEHRLASFFGRSPARSEGGKEEMTVAAWVPLVDITEDDKEYLIKAELPEVQKENVKLAVHDDVLTMTGERKYEKEETNKKVHRIERAYGSFTRNFMLPEDADEGKVTADFKDGVLKVHVPKSQKAKPQSTEIRIT; encoded by the coding sequence ATGAACCCACTGACCCGTTGGGAGCCGTTTAAAACACATTGGCATCCGATCAAAGAACTGGAGGAGATGGAGCATCGGTTGGCTTCATTCTTCGGTCGTTCCCCGGCTCGCTCGGAAGGCGGCAAGGAGGAAATGACCGTCGCCGCATGGGTGCCGCTCGTGGATATCACGGAAGATGACAAGGAATATCTCATTAAGGCCGAACTGCCCGAGGTTCAAAAGGAGAACGTGAAACTGGCGGTCCATGACGATGTGCTCACGATGACGGGAGAGCGGAAGTACGAAAAAGAAGAGACCAACAAAAAGGTTCATCGCATCGAGCGGGCCTATGGAAGCTTTACGCGCAACTTCATGCTCCCCGAAGACGCGGACGAAGGCAAAGTCACGGCCGACTTCAAAGACGGTGTCCTGAAGGTACACGTGCCCAAATCTCAGAAAGCCAAACCGCAGAGCACCGAGATCAGAATTACATGA
- a CDS encoding Heavy metal RND efflux outer membrane protein, CzcC family: MTLSTHVRRSTLHPSVGSRPIGRLSRGLMTIPLLCGMFACQFPHHVVEGARINEKAKAQTMTFGGGPHAQSPTGQILQAREVDSQKEAELLTPPFTLEKLGNLALRYNPTLAQAVGHVEAEEAKALQAGLFPNPILGFSGLQFFLPSGGPIFIGGFAKQEFITGGKLRLSREKFLMRASLAEIEALEQMFRVTNSMRINYFTVLGAQRILNIQKERLQWAQDQLGTAQGGFNKGVANGAVVRHLQIVVQERELKVLEAENSLRMHWENLVTTIGKPLPLSPLEDNLEADLTPPLEFDKELERMLDASPELAHAELFVKFDRIKVQREQVEPIPNLTIVAGGGVNHEGAPRAGPGPWNVANVDVSINVPIFDRNQGTILQAKTALKNAQYEITRMQLDLRRRLADAFGMYRTSLQYVQALQNVMLPQAEARYRTQLKNYQENRADWQAVLEAQDDFFTQRQNHVVRLVQLHIPRVLIKGFLLSGGPPPVGLPGDPFRDANGLTPVLAPDIPGHITATPKPR; encoded by the coding sequence ATGACCCTGTCCACGCACGTTCGGCGCTCGACTCTGCACCCTAGTGTGGGAAGCCGGCCTATCGGCCGGCTGTCACGGGGCCTCATGACCATACCTCTTCTCTGCGGAATGTTTGCGTGTCAGTTCCCTCATCACGTTGTGGAAGGGGCACGCATCAATGAAAAAGCTAAAGCGCAGACCATGACATTCGGCGGCGGCCCGCACGCGCAGTCGCCTACCGGACAGATTCTGCAGGCACGCGAGGTCGATTCTCAGAAAGAAGCGGAACTGCTGACCCCGCCGTTCACACTGGAGAAGTTGGGCAATTTGGCGCTTCGGTACAATCCGACGCTGGCACAAGCGGTCGGGCACGTGGAGGCGGAAGAAGCCAAGGCCTTGCAGGCCGGGCTCTTCCCCAATCCGATCCTGGGTTTTTCGGGCCTGCAGTTCTTTCTCCCTTCCGGCGGTCCCATCTTCATCGGCGGCTTCGCGAAGCAAGAGTTCATCACGGGGGGCAAGCTGCGCCTGAGCCGCGAGAAGTTCCTGATGCGCGCTTCGTTGGCGGAAATCGAGGCGCTCGAGCAGATGTTCAGGGTGACTAACAGCATGCGGATCAACTATTTCACCGTGCTCGGCGCGCAACGCATCTTGAATATCCAGAAGGAGCGCCTTCAATGGGCGCAGGATCAGCTCGGAACGGCGCAGGGAGGGTTCAACAAAGGCGTGGCCAATGGCGCCGTGGTCCGGCACCTTCAGATCGTCGTGCAGGAGCGTGAGCTGAAGGTCCTGGAAGCGGAGAATAGTTTGCGCATGCATTGGGAGAATCTCGTGACCACCATCGGGAAGCCGCTTCCCCTGAGCCCGCTGGAAGACAACCTCGAAGCAGACCTGACGCCGCCGCTCGAATTCGACAAGGAACTGGAGCGGATGCTCGACGCAAGCCCCGAGCTGGCGCATGCGGAGCTCTTCGTGAAGTTCGATCGCATCAAGGTCCAGCGGGAACAGGTCGAGCCGATCCCCAATCTCACGATCGTCGCTGGCGGCGGTGTGAACCACGAAGGGGCCCCCCGAGCGGGACCCGGGCCCTGGAATGTGGCCAATGTGGATGTGTCCATCAACGTGCCGATCTTCGACCGGAACCAAGGCACGATCCTGCAAGCCAAGACGGCGCTCAAGAATGCGCAGTACGAAATCACACGCATGCAATTGGATCTGCGGCGCCGGCTGGCTGATGCGTTCGGGATGTATCGGACGTCGCTGCAGTACGTGCAGGCTCTGCAGAATGTCATGCTCCCGCAGGCCGAAGCCCGTTACAGGACCCAGCTCAAGAACTATCAAGAGAATCGGGCGGACTGGCAAGCGGTGCTGGAGGCGCAGGACGACTTCTTCACGCAACGACAGAACCATGTCGTGCGCCTGGTGCAACTGCACATCCCCCGCGTGTTGATCAAGGGGTTTCTCTTGAGCGGTGGGCCGCCGCCTGTCGGCTTGCCCGGAGATCCCTTCCGGGACGCCAACGGCTTGACGCCGGTCCTGGCTCCCGACATCCCGGGCCATATCACCGCGACGCCGAAGCCGCGATAA
- a CDS encoding Heavy metal RND efflux outer membrane protein, CzcC family, whose product MAIAVLLSSLVGCQILSVVWGPPLTDEVKGRPVTFAPIVSSNSINSPAVTMSPSSQVRAARDDSIEENTLLAPPLSQEKLARIVLRFNPTLAQAVAHVEAEEAKALQAGLFPNPILGFSGQQFFLPSGGPIFIGGYAQQTFVSGGKLRLSREKFLARAFAAEFEILKQIFIVLNSMRINYFTVLGAQRILNIQKERLQWAQDQLGTAQGGFNKGVVDGAVVRHLQIVLQERELKVLEAETSLRMHWENLVTTIGKPLPLSPLEDNLEADLTPPLEFDKELERMLKESPELGQTEALIKFERIKVQREQAEPIPNLTIRGDGGVNHEGARRAGPGPWNVANVTAFINVPIFDWNQGTIQQAKAALKNAQYEITRMQLDLRRRLADAFGMYLTSLQYVQALQNIVLPQAETRYRTQLKSYQENRTDWQAVLEAQDDFFAQRQNHVVRLVQLHIPRVLIKGFLLSGGPPPVGLPGDPFRDANGLTPAPAPDIPGHITATPKPR is encoded by the coding sequence ATGGCGATTGCCGTCCTCTTGAGTAGTCTGGTCGGATGCCAAATTCTGAGCGTGGTGTGGGGGCCTCCCCTCACTGATGAAGTCAAAGGTCGACCGGTCACCTTCGCCCCCATAGTAAGTAGCAATTCCATCAATAGTCCGGCCGTCACAATGTCACCCTCCTCGCAGGTCCGCGCGGCACGAGACGATTCCATCGAGGAGAACACACTCTTGGCTCCGCCGTTGTCTCAAGAGAAATTGGCCCGAATCGTCCTTCGGTTCAATCCCACCCTTGCCCAAGCAGTCGCGCATGTGGAGGCGGAAGAAGCCAAGGCCTTGCAGGCCGGGCTCTTCCCCAATCCGATCCTGGGTTTTTCGGGTCAGCAGTTCTTTCTTCCTTCCGGCGGACCCATCTTCATCGGCGGCTACGCCCAACAAACGTTCGTCTCCGGGGGCAAGCTGCGCCTGAGCCGCGAGAAGTTCCTGGCACGCGCCTTCGCGGCCGAATTTGAGATCCTCAAGCAAATCTTTATCGTGCTCAACAGCATGCGGATCAACTATTTCACCGTGCTCGGCGCGCAACGCATCTTGAATATCCAGAAGGAGCGCCTTCAATGGGCGCAGGATCAGCTCGGAACGGCGCAGGGAGGGTTCAACAAAGGCGTGGTCGATGGCGCCGTGGTCCGGCATCTTCAGATCGTCTTGCAGGAACGGGAGCTGAAGGTCCTGGAAGCGGAGACTAGTTTGCGCATGCATTGGGAGAATCTCGTGACCACCATCGGGAAACCGCTTCCCCTGAGCCCGCTGGAAGACAACCTCGAAGCAGACCTGACGCCGCCGCTCGAATTCGACAAGGAATTGGAGCGGATGCTGAAGGAGAGCCCTGAGCTCGGTCAGACGGAAGCCTTGATCAAGTTCGAACGCATCAAGGTCCAGCGGGAACAGGCCGAGCCGATTCCGAATCTCACGATTCGAGGCGACGGCGGAGTGAATCACGAAGGCGCGCGCCGGGCGGGACCCGGGCCCTGGAATGTGGCGAATGTGACGGCGTTCATCAACGTACCGATCTTCGATTGGAATCAGGGGACGATTCAGCAAGCCAAGGCGGCGCTCAAAAATGCGCAGTACGAAATCACACGCATGCAATTGGATCTGCGGCGCCGGCTGGCTGATGCATTCGGGATGTATCTGACCTCGCTGCAGTACGTGCAGGCTCTGCAGAACATCGTTCTCCCGCAGGCCGAAACCCGTTACAGGACCCAGCTCAAAAGTTATCAAGAGAATCGGACGGACTGGCAAGCGGTGCTGGAGGCGCAGGACGATTTCTTCGCGCAGCGACAGAACCATGTCGTGCGCTTGGTGCAACTGCACATTCCCCGCGTGTTGATCAAGGGGTTTCTCCTGAGCGGTGGGCCACCGCCCGTCGGCTTGCCTGGAGATCCCTTCCGGGACGCCAACGGCTTGACGCCGGCCCCGGCTCCCGACATCCCGGGCCATATCACCGCGACGCCGAAGCCGCGATAA
- a CDS encoding Carbonic anhydrase, alpha class, with protein sequence MIKHAVRAYYFAVSLMGLLFSTTAATEEKPAGDRDKIDTTPQDGRLRSHWGYMGIEGPTHWAMLSPQYMTCEAGSKQSPINIHAPHHSNTQETLAFDYKPTPVHVANNGHTIQVDYKSYSVLHVNDRTYRLRQFHFHDPSEHEIEGIHYPMELHLVHQDSRGHIVVVSVFLELGAANPWIADIWNWMPETTTDMSTPLFINVAEILPSNTHHYTYKGSLTTPPCTEGVQWILLEQPVQISADQQKRFADIIGENARPVQPAHERNVEEY encoded by the coding sequence ATGATCAAGCATGCTGTTCGCGCGTATTATTTCGCCGTCAGCCTGATGGGTCTGCTGTTCAGCACCACCGCCGCAACCGAGGAGAAGCCGGCAGGCGACCGGGACAAGATAGACACGACACCACAGGACGGTCGCCTACGGAGTCACTGGGGTTATATGGGGATCGAAGGGCCTACACATTGGGCCATGTTGAGCCCGCAATATATGACATGCGAAGCCGGCTCCAAGCAATCGCCCATCAATATCCATGCGCCGCACCATTCCAATACGCAAGAAACGTTGGCGTTCGATTACAAACCGACTCCTGTTCACGTCGCCAACAACGGCCATACGATCCAAGTGGACTATAAATCGTACAGCGTGCTGCATGTGAACGACCGGACCTACCGCCTTCGGCAGTTTCACTTTCATGATCCCAGTGAACACGAGATTGAGGGAATCCATTACCCGATGGAGCTACATCTGGTCCATCAAGATTCCAGGGGGCATATCGTCGTGGTCAGTGTCTTTCTGGAGCTCGGTGCCGCCAATCCGTGGATCGCCGATATCTGGAACTGGATGCCTGAAACGACGACCGACATGTCCACACCGCTCTTCATAAACGTCGCAGAGATTCTCCCGTCAAATACTCACCATTATACGTACAAGGGTTCCTTAACCACACCGCCTTGTACCGAGGGAGTGCAGTGGATCCTGCTGGAACAACCAGTTCAGATTTCTGCCGATCAACAGAAGCGGTTTGCGGACATTATCGGAGAGAACGCTCGGCCTGTGCAGCCCGCCCATGAACGGAACGTAGAGGAGTATTAG
- a CDS encoding Sulfur carrier protein FdhD, whose protein sequence is MRILDDTSFCHPDRSAVVEQRMVNMAVERWSGSDVLHDQDLLAVEEALEIRLVYGATHRRTRKTISVTMRTPGNDPDLAIGFLFAEGLVRCPEDVQSIQHCGPPAGSLQLRNVVRVELRSEAKIDTTGLERNFLSTSSCGVCGKASIEALPALRRTRLPDGFVVAASIIHELPDMLRHSQMVFDSTGGLHAAALFDRDGRLHDVKEDVGRHNALDKLVGRQFLDGMVPLYDRVLLVSGRVGYELVQKAIAAGAPILAAVGAPSSLAVELARDANMTLVGFVRDGRFNVYSAAQRICD, encoded by the coding sequence ATGAGAATTCTCGATGACACAAGCTTCTGTCATCCTGATCGGTCGGCGGTAGTCGAACAGCGAATGGTCAACATGGCGGTGGAGCGCTGGAGCGGCTCCGATGTGTTGCACGACCAAGATCTGTTGGCGGTCGAGGAGGCGCTCGAGATTCGTCTTGTGTACGGTGCTACACACCGGCGCACACGCAAGACGATCTCCGTGACGATGCGCACCCCGGGCAACGATCCGGACTTGGCAATCGGCTTTCTCTTTGCTGAAGGCCTCGTCCGTTGCCCCGAGGACGTTCAGAGCATACAGCACTGCGGTCCTCCCGCGGGCTCGCTCCAACTCCGGAATGTCGTGCGCGTCGAACTGCGGTCCGAGGCGAAGATTGACACGACCGGTCTGGAACGAAATTTCCTCTCTACGTCGAGCTGTGGTGTCTGCGGAAAGGCTTCGATCGAGGCCTTGCCGGCCTTGCGCCGAACCCGATTACCGGATGGTTTCGTCGTGGCCGCCTCCATCATCCACGAACTTCCCGACATGCTGCGTCACTCGCAGATGGTGTTCGATTCTACGGGAGGTTTGCATGCAGCGGCTCTCTTTGACCGGGACGGACGGCTGCACGATGTGAAAGAAGATGTCGGGCGGCATAACGCTCTCGACAAACTGGTAGGCCGGCAGTTTCTCGATGGCATGGTCCCCTTGTATGACCGAGTGCTCCTCGTGAGCGGACGTGTGGGCTATGAACTGGTCCAAAAGGCGATTGCAGCCGGCGCTCCGATCCTGGCCGCCGTCGGTGCTCCGTCGAGTCTCGCGGTGGAACTGGCCCGGGATGCCAACATGACGCTGGTCGGGTTCGTACGGGACGGACGGTTCAACGTGTACAGTGCTGCTCAACGCATCTGTGATTAG
- a CDS encoding putative dye-decolorizing peroxidase (DyP), encapsulated subgroup, translating into MRTLCGDLAALLRAVGFRDLDGRLSCVMAFGSDAWDRLFGEPKPKDLHPFREIHGRHHAVATPGDILFHIRSKKRMDLCFELATQIMSRLDGAVSAVDEVHGFNYFDDRDLIGFVDGTENPVEQAAVDATIIGGEDAAFAGGSYVIVQKYLHDVKGWNKLPVEEQERIIGRTKLSDVELDDAVKPTSAHNALTTIIEDGKQLEILRDNMPFGEVGKGEFGTYFIGYARSPRRIEQMLVNMFVGRPPGNYDRLLDFSRAVTGTLFFVPSATFLENVATEEAAPSMAGPASNERDAEGRSTSRVSPHDGSLGIGSLKQEAGYE; encoded by the coding sequence GTGCGGACCTTGTGCGGTGATTTGGCCGCGCTCCTGCGTGCAGTGGGCTTCCGTGACCTCGACGGGCGGCTGTCATGTGTCATGGCGTTCGGATCCGACGCATGGGACCGACTCTTTGGAGAACCAAAACCGAAAGACCTGCATCCGTTCCGTGAGATCCACGGCCGCCATCACGCCGTCGCAACGCCGGGTGACATCCTCTTTCATATCCGGTCCAAGAAGCGCATGGATCTCTGCTTCGAACTGGCGACACAGATCATGTCGCGGCTCGACGGCGCCGTGTCCGCGGTGGATGAGGTGCACGGTTTCAATTACTTCGATGACCGTGACCTGATCGGATTCGTCGATGGGACGGAGAACCCGGTGGAACAGGCCGCTGTCGACGCCACCATCATCGGCGGGGAGGATGCCGCGTTTGCCGGTGGGAGCTACGTGATCGTTCAGAAGTACCTTCACGATGTGAAGGGCTGGAACAAGCTCCCTGTTGAAGAACAGGAGCGGATCATCGGCCGAACCAAACTCTCCGACGTCGAACTCGACGATGCCGTGAAGCCGACCTCGGCACACAATGCATTGACGACGATTATCGAAGACGGAAAGCAACTGGAGATTCTGCGCGACAACATGCCGTTCGGGGAGGTGGGAAAAGGGGAATTCGGGACCTATTTCATCGGCTATGCCCGCTCGCCACGCAGGATCGAGCAGATGCTCGTGAACATGTTCGTCGGTCGGCCACCGGGCAACTATGACCGGCTGCTGGACTTCAGCCGCGCCGTGACCGGCACGCTGTTTTTTGTGCCGTCGGCGACGTTCCTGGAAAATGTTGCGACAGAAGAAGCGGCCCCATCGATGGCCGGCCCGGCCTCGAACGAGCGTGACGCGGAGGGCCGGTCCACATCGAGAGTGTCTCCGCACGACGGTTCTCTCGGTATTGGTTCGCTGAAACAAGAGGCAGGATATGAATAA
- a CDS encoding Assimilatory nitrate reductase large subunit encodes MSLSRRQFLKVSAGTAAAAAIGDQALALAAQQPVIKAGNPPARELGEQKELRVPVKRGDHMQPRIDTNLSIKGEPDKWVHSACVLCANGCGLDIAVKDGRIVGVRGNPDHPVNFGHLGPKGEHGWVANNSKARGTTPMIRRTKGAPLQPVSWTEAMDFFTEQFKAAWRKGHQNLACYNSGQLMVEELYTLGKIWRGGLRSANIDGNTRLCTATAATGCMANFGADGPVASYVDVDQADLLCLYGHNVAEVHTVLWERMLAAKQKNGGRIIVADPRRSPTVRQGADLHLQLRVGTNAALLNGIIHLLIARGRVNRDFVAKHTVGFEQLDAVVREYPPQRVAEICGIPRQDLETAAEWIGSTPRVVSTTAMGVYQSVEATAASSLVNTVHLLMGAIGKPGSGPLLMAGQPSAMSNRETGAGGSYPAYRNPHSPAQMRDLCEHWKLDFDTFHPEVPKDLVSMLEAAERGEIEFMWVVGTNPLVSAPDQNRTERIMRRLFVVVQDPFFDAETVDLADIYFPAAMWGEKTGCITNADRSVNYLMKAVDPPGKARSDFDIFVEVSDRLGFKDRHGAPLIPFKEPKDAFEEWRKVSKGRPCDYSGMTYDLILKMGAVRWPCNEQHPSGSERLYEDLKFWTGIDECETYGADFLTGNHNTRGDYEKIDPKGRAFLKPVHWRQHPNPTSEEYPFLLNTGRVVYHFHTRTKTARAMALNERAPHAYVEIHPTDAGRLKIELGDLVEITSPHGRWEGPAMVVDTVRPGEVFVPFHYGHRSNAANQHTWYAKDPISGQPHLKSSPVAVRRLSFGQPEPWLLARLAELNGTSTVPFAALEFGGTVNRTVQAKKL; translated from the coding sequence ATGTCCTTATCACGACGGCAATTCCTAAAAGTCTCCGCAGGGACCGCAGCGGCTGCGGCCATTGGGGATCAGGCCTTAGCGCTGGCGGCGCAGCAGCCGGTGATCAAGGCGGGGAATCCGCCAGCAAGAGAGCTTGGTGAGCAGAAGGAGCTTCGCGTTCCGGTGAAGAGAGGGGATCACATGCAGCCAAGGATCGACACCAATCTCAGTATCAAAGGCGAACCGGACAAGTGGGTGCATTCGGCCTGCGTGTTATGCGCCAACGGCTGCGGCCTTGACATCGCCGTGAAGGACGGCCGGATCGTGGGTGTCCGCGGGAACCCAGACCATCCGGTCAATTTCGGGCACCTCGGTCCGAAGGGCGAGCACGGTTGGGTCGCCAACAACTCGAAGGCCCGTGGCACCACCCCGATGATCCGCCGGACGAAAGGCGCTCCGCTGCAGCCGGTGAGCTGGACGGAAGCGATGGATTTTTTCACCGAACAATTCAAAGCCGCCTGGCGGAAAGGGCACCAAAACCTGGCCTGCTACAATTCCGGACAACTGATGGTCGAGGAGCTGTACACGCTGGGGAAAATTTGGCGGGGTGGCCTGCGATCGGCCAACATCGACGGCAACACACGCCTGTGCACCGCAACCGCCGCCACCGGCTGCATGGCCAATTTCGGTGCGGACGGCCCCGTGGCTTCCTATGTCGATGTGGATCAAGCCGACCTGCTGTGCCTGTATGGCCACAATGTCGCCGAGGTCCACACCGTTCTCTGGGAGCGCATGCTGGCCGCGAAACAGAAGAACGGCGGGCGTATCATCGTCGCCGATCCGCGCCGGTCTCCGACCGTGCGACAGGGCGCCGACCTGCATCTCCAATTGCGCGTCGGAACGAACGCCGCGCTCCTGAACGGCATCATTCATCTGCTGATTGCGCGAGGCCGGGTGAACCGTGACTTCGTGGCGAAGCACACGGTCGGGTTCGAGCAGCTCGACGCGGTCGTCCGCGAGTATCCACCCCAGCGCGTGGCCGAAATCTGCGGCATTCCCCGGCAGGATCTTGAAACGGCAGCCGAGTGGATCGGCAGCACCCCGCGTGTGGTGTCGACCACCGCGATGGGGGTCTACCAGAGCGTCGAAGCCACGGCCGCGTCTTCATTGGTGAACACGGTGCATTTACTCATGGGAGCGATCGGCAAGCCCGGCTCCGGCCCCTTGCTGATGGCAGGCCAGCCCTCGGCGATGTCCAACCGGGAGACGGGAGCGGGCGGCTCCTATCCCGCCTATCGAAATCCCCACAGCCCAGCGCAGATGCGCGACCTATGCGAACACTGGAAACTGGACTTTGACACGTTTCATCCTGAGGTCCCGAAAGACCTCGTGTCCATGCTCGAGGCCGCCGAGCGCGGCGAAATCGAGTTCATGTGGGTGGTCGGCACAAACCCGCTCGTGAGCGCGCCCGATCAGAACCGCACCGAGCGGATCATGCGCCGGCTCTTCGTGGTGGTCCAGGACCCGTTCTTCGATGCCGAGACGGTGGACCTCGCCGACATCTACTTCCCGGCGGCGATGTGGGGAGAGAAGACGGGCTGCATCACCAACGCAGACCGAAGCGTCAACTACCTCATGAAGGCCGTCGATCCACCGGGGAAAGCACGGAGCGATTTCGACATCTTCGTCGAAGTCTCCGACCGACTGGGCTTCAAGGACCGGCATGGCGCGCCGCTGATCCCGTTCAAGGAGCCCAAGGACGCGTTCGAGGAATGGCGCAAGGTGTCGAAAGGCCGGCCCTGCGACTACTCCGGGATGACTTATGACTTGATCCTAAAAATGGGCGCGGTGCGCTGGCCCTGTAACGAACAGCACCCCAGCGGCTCCGAGCGCCTGTATGAGGACCTCAAATTCTGGACCGGCATCGATGAGTGCGAAACGTACGGCGCAGATTTCTTGACCGGCAATCACAACACCCGCGGCGACTACGAGAAGATCGACCCGAAAGGCAGGGCATTCCTGAAGCCGGTGCACTGGCGGCAACACCCGAACCCGACTTCTGAGGAGTACCCATTCCTGCTCAACACCGGGCGCGTGGTCTACCACTTCCACACCCGTACCAAGACAGCCCGAGCGATGGCGCTCAACGAACGGGCGCCGCATGCCTACGTCGAGATTCATCCCACCGACGCAGGCCGCCTGAAGATCGAGCTCGGTGACCTTGTCGAGATCACATCCCCGCATGGCCGGTGGGAAGGCCCGGCGATGGTGGTCGATACGGTCCGGCCTGGGGAAGTGTTCGTGCCGTTCCATTACGGCCACCGTTCCAATGCAGCCAACCAGCATACCTGGTACGCGAAGGACCCGATCAGCGGTCAGCCGCACCTGAAATCGTCGCCCGTTGCCGTTCGGCGGCTGAGCTTCGGGCAGCCCGAGCCCTGGCTGCTGGCGCGGCTTGCGGAACTGAACGGGACATCCACCGTGCCGTTCGCCGCGCTGGAATTCGGCGGCACGGTCAACCGGACGGTTCAAGCGAAGAAATTGTAA